A genome region from Chiroxiphia lanceolata isolate bChiLan1 chromosome 5, bChiLan1.pri, whole genome shotgun sequence includes the following:
- the AMIGO2 gene encoding amphoterin-induced protein 2 — protein MSLNRWTIPTRLGVFKVNCKGLACLLVFTVSICGSAPGTCPTACICASDIISCTNKNLSRVPGNLYKCIKRLDLSYNRIGLLEPEWVPVLFEKLNTLIVNHNSISSIVTGSFSTTPNLKYLDLSSNSLKTLGSPVFQELKALEVLLLYNNQITQIDSLAFGGLYNLQKLYLSYNLLSNFPLDLYVGKHKLTDLVLLDVSFNHIRLMPIQRLSSVPAKQLSGIYLHGNPFYCDCILYSMLIFWYQRQFSSVVDFKNEYSCLLQSDPRGHNKLPLLLDNFLNCSESTVNSSFQAFGFIHDAQVGDRLIVHCDSRISDVGTHFVWISPDNRLLEPDRETNNFKVFPNGSLEITDAQLENSGLYSCIAINKRRLLNETVEVRINVSNFTMNRSHAHEAFNTAFTTLAACVASIILVLLYLYLTPCPCQCKAKKKKRKLNQSSAHSSILNSTIPQELNSTMPADEKKASTGKRVAFLEPVHEPKHSQNGKVKLFPNDSVITESILKTTRTKSDSDSVNSVFSDTPFMPPT, from the coding sequence ATGTCTTTAAACAGGTGGACAATTCCTACTCGACTTGGAGTTTTTAAAGTGAACTGCAAAGGACTCGCATGCCTCTTGGTCTTCACAGTAAGCATTTGTGGCAGTGCCCCAGGGACGTGTCCAACAGCCTGCATCTGTGCCAGTGATATCATAAGCTGCACCAATAAGAACCTCAGTCGAGTGCCAGGAAATctttataaatgtataaaaaggCTGGATCTGAGTTATAACAGAATTGGGCTTTTGGAGCCTGAATGGGTCCCAGTGTTATTTGAGAAACTGAACACTTTAATAGTCAATCATAATAGCATTAGCAGCATTGTCACTGGAAGCTTTTCTACAACTCCAAATCTGAAGTACCTAGACTTGTCATCCAACAGCCTGAAGACACTGGGCAGCCCTGTGTTTCAGGAGCTAAAGGCACTGGAGGTTCTCCTGCTGTACAACAATCAGATAACACAGATAGACTCTTTAGCGTTTGGAGGATTGTACAATTTACAGAAACTATACTTAAGCTACAACTTGCTCTCAAATTTTCCGCTGGACTTATATGTTGGAAAACATAAACTGACAGACCTTGTATTGCTGGATGTTTCCTTTAATCACATCCGGTTGATGCCTATTCAACGCTTGAGTTCAGTGCCAGCTAAACAACTTAGTGGAATTTATCTTCACGGCAACCCATTTTATTGTGACTGCATCCTGTACTCCATGCTAATCTTCTGGTATCAAAGGCAGTTCAGCTCAGTGGTGGACTTCAAAAATGAGTACAGCTGTTTGTTGCAATCAGACCCAAGAGGTCACAATAAACTGCCTTTACTGCTCGACAACTTTCTGAATTGCTCTGAAAGCACTGTCAACAGCTCTTTCCaagcttttggttttattcatGATGCCCAAGTTGGTGACAGGCTGATTGTACACTGTGACAGCAGAATCAGCGATGTGGGCACACACTTTGTTTGGATTAGTCCAGACAATAGATTGCTGGAGCCAGACAGGGAGACCAATAACTTTAAGGTGTTTCCTAATGGCAGCCTGGAGATAACAGATGCCCAGCTAGAGAACTCAGGGCTGTATTCCTGCATCGCAATAAATAAGAGAAGATTATTAAATGAAACCGTAGAGGTTAGAATAAATGTTAGCAATTTCACAATGAACAGGTCCCATGCTCATGAAGCATTTAATACAGCTTTTACCACCCTTGCTGCCTGTGTGGCCAGTATTATTTTAGTATTGCTGTATCTCTATCTGACCCCCTGCCCATGTCAATGTAAggcaaaaaagaagaagaggaagctgAACCAAAGCAGTGCCCACTCTTCCATACTGAATTCTACAATACCGCAAGAGCTGAATTCTACAATGCCAGCAGACGAGAAGAAGGCTAGCACTGGTAAACGGGTAGCTTTTCTGGAACCCGTGCATGAACCAAAACACAGTCAGAATGGGAAAGTAAAACTGTTTCCTAATGACAGTGTCATTACTGAGAGTATCTTAAAAACTACTCGAACAAAATCTGACTCTGATTCTGTCAACTCTGTGTTCTCAGATACACCTTTCATGCCACCAACTTAG